In one Candidatus Cloacimonadota bacterium genomic region, the following are encoded:
- a CDS encoding DUF2061 domain-containing protein, whose translation MINKFLLKHRALAKTITWRIAASFLTIAIVFILTSRLLIGLSVVGIEFFTKMLLYYLHEKGWSFSNRPRKGTQIRSFLKTITWRILASLDTFIILFIILKEPVIAGSGAGIEIIAKSSGYYLHERIWNKYRLEEIK comes from the coding sequence GTGATAAATAAATTTTTACTCAAACATCGTGCTCTGGCAAAAACTATAACGTGGCGAATTGCAGCATCATTTCTTACCATTGCTATCGTGTTCATTTTAACCAGCAGATTATTAATTGGATTATCGGTTGTAGGAATTGAATTCTTCACCAAGATGCTGCTTTATTATCTGCATGAAAAAGGTTGGAGTTTTTCCAATCGTCCCAGAAAAGGAACTCAGATTCGTTCTTTCCTGAAAACGATAACTTGGCGAATCTTAGCTTCACTGGATACCTTTATTATTCTGTTTATAATTTTGAAAGAACCAGTTATAGCAGGATCGGGAGCAGGAATCGAAATAATAGCAAAATCTTCTGGATATTATTTACATGAAAGAATATGGAATAAATACAGATTAGAAGAAATAAAATGA